Proteins from one Argopecten irradians isolate NY chromosome 15, Ai_NY, whole genome shotgun sequence genomic window:
- the LOC138309484 gene encoding collagen alpha-5(VI) chain-like isoform X2, translating into MTHGRWLVARYAFFCVWLWRFLYCSVPLGDFYDAGHSNCFNYSMYYSYQFINLTIDFDFFGDKYGRVLRNTFQAVLVTDGVLTFVIYNYNKIQYTSFDNGQFFGQVGFNKGDNLHYHAVEGSGTDDIGTIVSRSNVNRTGTFVFRLNGYMPRPVKVADIVFVIDSSYSETESFNNILQYIVNVTENFNIAPNETQVAVVSFSKTARVDFDFLSCENKDCVRESVLNVTHLNSTSYMETGLELASNLFLWTKGGRQSAIKYVVVVSDGLVNNRDKAINKATELSRRGIKVVSVGLGKSVHHTLLESVAFTSPYLLAPDPDKLVQLLQWELHDGNATGCTQDYNADILVVMETSASQNINIFKKGISFLQEFIDTFNPDHTNNSITISIADDTTNYIIQECQLSNLPYIMDSIRTIKQSQGKEHDWDNVLRFVDNHTSYSSVRARKYVMFLTSGLIPEESMAHVKAQLVHLRDNNDVRVLMVGDTVHTNWTVLENVYEYGFFKFSNDDANVVSRVLWNDISSIDCTKMEK; encoded by the exons ATGACACATGGAAGGTGGCTGGTAGCGCGGTATGCCTTTTTCTGTGTGTGGCTTTGGAGATTCTTATACTGTTCCGTTCCACTTGGTGACTTTTATGATGCTGGCCATTCAAATTGTTTTAACTATTCTATGTATTATTCGTATCAATTCATTAACTTGACCattgattttgatttctttGGAGATAAATATGGACGTGTATTG AGGAATACATTCCAAGCGGTCCTGGTCACTGATGGTGTGCTGACCTTTGTTATCTAcaactacaataaaatacagTATACTTCTTTTGATAATGGACAATTTTTCGGACAG GTCGGCTtcaacaagggagataacctacacTACCACGCCGTTGAGGGGTCGGGTACGGACGATATTGGGACGATCGTGTCTCGTTCAAACGTCAATCGGACAGGCACGTTTGTCTTCAGACTCAATGGATACATGCCTCGTCCCGTTAAAGTGGCCGACATAGTCTTCGTCATAGACTCTTCCTACAGCGAGACGGAGAGTTTTAACAACATCTTACAATACATAGTCAATGTTACTGAAAACTTCAATATAGCTCCTAATGAGACACAAGTGGCTGTGGTAAGTTTCTCCAAGACTGCGAGGGTGGATTTCGACTTCCTGTCCTGTGAGAACAAGGACTGTGTTCGTGAAAGTGTCCTTAATGTCACGCATCTTAACAGTACGTCTTACATGGAAACAGGACTGGAGCTGGCAAG CAATTTGTTCCTGTGGACGAAGGGAGGGAGACAATCAGCTATCAAGTACGTTGTTGTGGTCAGTGACGGGTTGGTCAATAACAGGGACAAGGCAATTAACAAGGCCACAGAACTTTCCCGCAGAGGTATCAAAGTGGTCAGCGTGGGGTTGGGAAAGTCTGTCCATCACACGTTACTGGAGAGTGTGGCCTTCACTAGCCCGTACTTACTGGCACCAGATCCGGACAAACTAGTGCAACTCCTACAGTGGGAACTACATGACGGGAACGCTACAG GTTGTACACAAGACTACAACGCAGACATACTCGTTGTCATGGAAACATCAGCTTCGCAGAACATCAACATCTTCAAGAAAGGAATTAGCTTCCTACAAGAATTTATCGATACATTCAATCCCGATCATACCAATAACTCTATAACTATAAGCATTGCTGATGATACCACAAATTATATCATACAGGAATGTCAACTGTCTAATCTACCGTACATAATGGACTCGATAAGGACAATCAAACAGTCACAAGGTAAAGAACACGACTGGGACAATGTATTGAGGTTTGTTGATAACCATACTTCATACAGTAGTGTCAGAGCACGTAAATACGTCATGTTTCTCACAAGCGGACTCATACCTGAAGAATCAATGGCACACGTGAAGGCACAACTCGTGCATCTCCGTGACAACAACGACGTGCGCGTGTTGATGGTAGGTGACACTGTCCACACAAACTGGACTGTTCTAGAAAATGTGTATGAGTATGGATTCTTTAAATTCTCAAACGATGATGCAAATGTTGTATCGCGAGTACTTTGGAACGACATTAGTTCTATTGATTGTACCAAGATGGAGAAATGA
- the LOC138309484 gene encoding collagen alpha-5(VI) chain-like isoform X1, with product MTHGRWLVARYAFFCVWLWRFLYCSVPLGDFYDAGHSNCFNYSMYYSYQFINLTIDFDFFGDKYGRVLVTHNGVLVFGNLSWPSAISSIPGPVTHLAPFWLYNCWYSNTPIGHTCWREVTSGQELERVGEEMVSYFPELVSFNVTWMFIVSWINVPNCWSNNNPRNTFQAVLVTDGVLTFVIYNYNKIQYTSFDNGQFFGQVGFNKGDNLHYHAVEGSGTDDIGTIVSRSNVNRTGTFVFRLNGYMPRPVKVADIVFVIDSSYSETESFNNILQYIVNVTENFNIAPNETQVAVVSFSKTARVDFDFLSCENKDCVRESVLNVTHLNSTSYMETGLELASNLFLWTKGGRQSAIKYVVVVSDGLVNNRDKAINKATELSRRGIKVVSVGLGKSVHHTLLESVAFTSPYLLAPDPDKLVQLLQWELHDGNATGCTQDYNADILVVMETSASQNINIFKKGISFLQEFIDTFNPDHTNNSITISIADDTTNYIIQECQLSNLPYIMDSIRTIKQSQGKEHDWDNVLRFVDNHTSYSSVRARKYVMFLTSGLIPEESMAHVKAQLVHLRDNNDVRVLMVGDTVHTNWTVLENVYEYGFFKFSNDDANVVSRVLWNDISSIDCTKMEK from the exons ATGACACATGGAAGGTGGCTGGTAGCGCGGTATGCCTTTTTCTGTGTGTGGCTTTGGAGATTCTTATACTGTTCCGTTCCACTTGGTGACTTTTATGATGCTGGCCATTCAAATTGTTTTAACTATTCTATGTATTATTCGTATCAATTCATTAACTTGACCattgattttgatttctttGGAGATAAATATGGACGTGTATTG GTAACGCACAATGGTGTTCTTGTGTTTGGTAACCTGTCATGGCCAAGTGCAATCAGCTCTATTCCGGGACCAGTGACACATCTAGCACCGTTTTGGTTGTACAATTGTTGGTATTCGAATACACCGATAGGGCATACATGCTGGAGGGAAGTGACATCTGGACAAGAACTAGAGCGAGTCGGAGAGGAGATGGTATCATACTTCCCAGAACTTGTCAGTTTTAATGTCACCTGGATGTTTATAGTGTCATGGATTAATGTACCAAACTGTTGGTCAAATAATAATCCg AGGAATACATTCCAAGCGGTCCTGGTCACTGATGGTGTGCTGACCTTTGTTATCTAcaactacaataaaatacagTATACTTCTTTTGATAATGGACAATTTTTCGGACAG GTCGGCTtcaacaagggagataacctacacTACCACGCCGTTGAGGGGTCGGGTACGGACGATATTGGGACGATCGTGTCTCGTTCAAACGTCAATCGGACAGGCACGTTTGTCTTCAGACTCAATGGATACATGCCTCGTCCCGTTAAAGTGGCCGACATAGTCTTCGTCATAGACTCTTCCTACAGCGAGACGGAGAGTTTTAACAACATCTTACAATACATAGTCAATGTTACTGAAAACTTCAATATAGCTCCTAATGAGACACAAGTGGCTGTGGTAAGTTTCTCCAAGACTGCGAGGGTGGATTTCGACTTCCTGTCCTGTGAGAACAAGGACTGTGTTCGTGAAAGTGTCCTTAATGTCACGCATCTTAACAGTACGTCTTACATGGAAACAGGACTGGAGCTGGCAAG CAATTTGTTCCTGTGGACGAAGGGAGGGAGACAATCAGCTATCAAGTACGTTGTTGTGGTCAGTGACGGGTTGGTCAATAACAGGGACAAGGCAATTAACAAGGCCACAGAACTTTCCCGCAGAGGTATCAAAGTGGTCAGCGTGGGGTTGGGAAAGTCTGTCCATCACACGTTACTGGAGAGTGTGGCCTTCACTAGCCCGTACTTACTGGCACCAGATCCGGACAAACTAGTGCAACTCCTACAGTGGGAACTACATGACGGGAACGCTACAG GTTGTACACAAGACTACAACGCAGACATACTCGTTGTCATGGAAACATCAGCTTCGCAGAACATCAACATCTTCAAGAAAGGAATTAGCTTCCTACAAGAATTTATCGATACATTCAATCCCGATCATACCAATAACTCTATAACTATAAGCATTGCTGATGATACCACAAATTATATCATACAGGAATGTCAACTGTCTAATCTACCGTACATAATGGACTCGATAAGGACAATCAAACAGTCACAAGGTAAAGAACACGACTGGGACAATGTATTGAGGTTTGTTGATAACCATACTTCATACAGTAGTGTCAGAGCACGTAAATACGTCATGTTTCTCACAAGCGGACTCATACCTGAAGAATCAATGGCACACGTGAAGGCACAACTCGTGCATCTCCGTGACAACAACGACGTGCGCGTGTTGATGGTAGGTGACACTGTCCACACAAACTGGACTGTTCTAGAAAATGTGTATGAGTATGGATTCTTTAAATTCTCAAACGATGATGCAAATGTTGTATCGCGAGTACTTTGGAACGACATTAGTTCTATTGATTGTACCAAGATGGAGAAATGA